The following DNA comes from Anopheles arabiensis isolate DONGOLA chromosome 3, AaraD3, whole genome shotgun sequence.
TGTCGTAAACCAAACCGCATGGCGCAGTTTTCCTCTcccaaaaagagaaaaaaaaccacccgcACGCATTTTCCACTGACCAATGGGAGCACAACTGGGGGCGAAAATAAACTCGCTCCTATCACACCAATCCCAGCCACCGTTCCTCCAGGCAATGCTACAAACCATAACTTTAGGAAAAGTGCAACAATCCCTTGGCTGACCATGCTACACATTCATTGTAGGACCACACATTGAACAAAATCCGAGGAGGTGGAGGGGgttcgctttttttgtatgttttcagCCCTCCAgatcgggggggggggacttaTTTGTATAGCGGCGTTTGTAGTAAGCATTTTGCAAACCGTCAATCACGATACCGTTCGTTCGGTCTTAGCTGCGCAGAAAGACGCACCAGCTATCGAGGCTGTGCTGGTGTTTGGTGCTATActggaaacaaacaacatctaAACGATCAAAACCCCAAGCGACACGCTGCGGGTGCACAATGTAACACGTGTTTCATATTTAACCACGTTTCTTCCGCTATTTCGTCCACTTCCTGGTGCCACAGCGGGCCCTTCTGTTGGCCCGTTGTGGCACACCGCAGGATACGAACGGAGGAAAAAGGGCACATACACCGATACGCCAGCGTAAATTTTGACCGATGCGTAATTATGTGAAGCGGCCGCCTGGTTATTGTTGTGAAGTTGTGTAAGAACAAGCTTAAATGCGCTATccagaaaatatgttttcacAACACCGAGAGCTGTCTAATCTTTAACGATGTTTCCTTTCCCAGGCACTGCGTAGTTGTTCCATGTTAGGACAGACAATAGTCCCCCATCTGCAGCAGCATTAGGCCAAAGCATGGTTTCCAAATTACTATTCAGAACGTTACCGCAGTTGATACTAGGTGCTAGGTTACATGACACACTGCTACAAGTGCGTCAGTAATACTACCTCCATTTACTGCACTTTAAATAATTGCATCACTGACATCAACGCAAACATAACTGCATTTCACCCGAACCATTTTGCGCAACACTGTTGCATACCACATAATGCTTCTGTTCGTTCTTTTGAATGGAACAAAAAGAACACAATACACAACACGCGCTAAAAAGTAATCTACATATTAACCCCTAAAGGTCAACATTCATTGCgcaaattgaatattttcgaGCTTATCTACAAATATGTTTcgagggttttgttttgaggcCAAGCAATATATCCGCCTCTTTACACGTTGCTATAAAAGGAACATAAAGGATAGTTATGCAGCAACTGTAGAGCACGATTTGCTTACAATTTCTACCAGATAGTGCCCAGTAATGATTGCCTTGCTGTCTTCGCCGTCGCCGTTGTCACAGAATTGATAAGGATTCATGCCACCGAGCGCGACGCGAAGCTACTGTCGTTTAGCGCTACAGCACATGTGTTCGGTTATATACCGACAAACGAACACAAAGCGACAAAATGCATTCGCAATAGCAACTACTGGGCAGTCAGGACAGTCGCAATACCAATAATTTAATATACATCTTTCCGTGGTTCGTCAACGGAGCCGTTAAACCCTCTGCCGGTGTCTACGTGCTCGGGGCGAAAGCTATAAAAACCCTGCCGCAACATTTCGCTCAACTTACTTCGCCCGCGACGGATCCCCTGATAACACCGCTCTACCATCGACCGTGCTGTGCAAACGACGGAAACATCCTTACGCATGATACTCTAGCGTGTGTGCTTCGCGTCGTGTAAGCCAACAGCTGATTGCTGGAATCGGTGCTTCCGCCACTGACCTTTGCCAAGTGATCCTCgcatttttgtggttttgtgtgtcgcGTTCCGTCGAGAGCGCTCGATCGATCAAGTGCAAAGTGAAGTGCAAAGATTGCGAATTCCTTTCACCAATCCTCGGTTCCTGCTATACGCCGAATCAATGGCGCTCGAAGCTACCACATTCTTCGATTGGGCCTCCAACCAGGGCGTTTCCTTCTGGGAAGTTGTGTCCCGCAACTTTACCCATCCTGGTCCCTTCGGTCCGGTGCCAATATCAAACAGTGCACAATTAGTGCCGGATGAAAATCGACTCGATCTGCTGCTATCGCCGGCGCAGTTTGGACTACTTACtggcgttgttttgtttctgtttctgcgACACAAAATAGCCCGATGGAGGGAAGAGCACAGCCACCTCAAAATGACCAGCAGCGCAGACATTCGCCGGGCAGCGTACACCTTCCTAACGTTTCTCGAGTTCTTGGCGCTCGCTCCGTTCTTGTGCACGATTCTGCTCGTATTCCAACTGTACCGTACGGTGATAGGAGCTGTGCTAAAACACCGCCATGGGAAACATTTCAAGGGCTTGCTGGACGGTGCCGATGTCGTTTGGGCAATTGAAGATCAAAACTCACGTGGCATGATCAACATCATGGCGAACGTAGAGGAGCCCGTTGCGACCTGGACAACCGGTGAGAGCTCGATGAGCGCGGAAATTCTGCTGACATTACGCAAACGCATCTCCTCGCGACTCATGCGCAACTACCGACCGCATCCAAAGATGTTCTGGAAACGCAACGTAGAACTTGGATACTACTTTTGGTCCGACCAGTCCGAGCTTACCGTAGAAGACTACATTCGCTATATGGATACAATGCCCTTAGCTGATGGAAAACGATTCATCGAGGAACAACAGTTGCGGAGTTTGCTGAGCAAAATTAACAATCGACACCTTCCAGCAGATCACACCTCCTCGTGGGAAGTGCTTGTAGGCAGGCAACCATTGCTTGATAAAGAACGCAACATTCTCCAGTATCCGGTACGTCACGCAATACCACGTCCAGTACCGGAACAATCTTCTTTAACCTCTGTTCTGTTTTGCCCTTGCTCCCACAGATCCTCTTCCGTGTCCATCATTCACTAGGAGACGGAGTGGCCCTGATGCGTCTGCTTCTGGAAGCTATTGTCGACAAGGAAGTACCATCGCGCTGGAAGCATCTGTCCAAGCTAAAGGTGATGAACATCGACTACATCCTGAAAGAACAGAAAGCCTCCGATCATCACCATTTGACCATAGGCGAAACAATGCTCCAGCGCATATGGAAAAGAATTCCCTCTCTCACCGATCTAGCAACGCAACGGGACCACATTTTGCGAATCCTTTGGACCATCTACACTGCACCCGCCTTCTTTCATGATGTATCTAGACGTCAGGTCGATAACAACTGCATCCACGCTTCACAAATGGCCAACGAGAAGGTGGTCAGCTGGATACACGAGGATCACAACCGTGATACACGCTGGGTTGAGATTATCAAGcgcactaaacggcttctgcCTGGAACGCGGTTCTCGGACGTTTTCCTCACTGCACTTTCCTCCAGTTTGGAAACATTCTTTGCCAGCAAAAATGGTACATCGCCAAAAAACCTCACAGTCGTGCTTCCTGCAAGGATCGAGAAAGAGTGTAAGTTTACGATACTGAACCATTCATGGAATACTATTTCCACCTCACAAGTTCTCACTACTAATATGTTCGTGTCTATCTGCAGCTCCTCACTTAAAGCTACACAATCGCTTTTCGGTAGCTCTGCAAACGCTACCAATTACTCCCGGTATACAGATGAACGACACCAATAGGCATTATGCACTCACTAAGCGTATTTTGGCGGTTAATAGTTATTCCGATGTATTGCGTTCTTCGTCCGACTATTTGGTACGCACATATACAATCAAACAGACAGATAGCAGATATCGTCATAACAAGATAACAATCTGCTAAATTGATACCCTTTCGATACCTTTCGCAGATTAACTATTGGATCATGTCTAAAATGACTTGTCTCTTTCCGGAGACCATACTAAGGAAGATTCTCAAAAGCGCACACAGCACGCTGGCGATCTCGAATCTACCGGGACCGCAGCAGATGCCCCGTATTCAAGGCAGAGAGCTTAAGAATCTCTGCTTTTTCATTCCCAATCTGGGCACCACTGCCGTTGGAATTACGCTTCTTACGTACGGTGGTAAGCTACAGCTGGGTATACTAGCCGATCGTGCGGTCATTCGCACAGAAGACGAAGCCCACAGCATTCTCCGTGGAACGATCGAGGAGATTGAACGTATGGGCCAGTTATTAGATGAAGTTTGATTAACTAAAACTtgtgatttttaattttgaccTATGTCTCTCGCATTTAAAATATACtatcattattttaattaaaatcttcAACGTGTGCGTTTATCTACAAGCCATTCGGTGTTAGCTAATCACACGAGGCCGGAGTGCCAGCTTTTCCTGCTGTTGGAAGTTTGACCACGATTATAATCTCGTACAATTTCGACTAGATGTATCATTATATATCTtgggcctgtttttttttgtaacagtTTTCCTTTAAATGGTCATTTCTTTCTAAACATTTATGTTCTATAAGGTTGTATCAAATATGGTGATTCTATATTTTCATATTCTCCGCCACTTGCTTAACCAACGCAATTGCATATGCAATATGCAACTAACTTGTTCAATCTATTGCAACTAGCCCACTTCAACACAATCAAGACAACCGCATTACGATAAGCAATTCAGcctattatttttcttcagcCTTCTGGAACCTATTATTTTCACTTTACAAACTACTCTCAGTTATCTAATATCAGCCTGAATAGTCAATATCCAATATCAGGATGAATTGTATGCGTTTGTCAATAGATGTCCTTGTAAAACCATGagtctattttttttctctttaaatCAAAGTGACCTGAACTTTccacaaacaaaattaaagttCAGTAGAAaataaactatttcaaaacCAGCATGTATTGATAACTGAGAGCAGCATAGGCCTATCGAACCTGTTTATTGTTCCAAAAGAGCACGTCGCGACTACACTGCCTCActccaaataaaaacaaccgaaTGAAGCAGCTAACCAACACGTGCTCTTGTGAATCTTGATAATTAATTGAACGTTGCTAACAAATTTTGCAGGACTGCCAGCGAAACAGATTCCTGTTTACGTTTCGTACTCTAAACGCTAATAAATGATCATGATGCATGACAAACGTATGAATACATTTCTTCGATAGGAACTACGTAGTAAGATCTAGGACTGGGTTTGATCTGAACATTTTCGAACTAAAACATATTGCTAACAGAACGTATGACAAAGACTAACAGAACGGAATCTACCGAGAAAACAGAAGATAAACAATGATTCCAGCATTTTTTTCCCCCGATATTTGCTTCTCTACCCATCAGCAATCATCGCGTGCATCTTGACGCATACATACATTCACAATATCGCAAGCCTCAATCAAAAGCTCTCGTTTCCGCGACATCTTTGCCTCAAGAGACACACGTCAATTACTAATTAGCTATTCGTTTAAACGCTTAAAATACACATGATTAGGTAAGCAGGGGAGGTAATTCACAGACTTTTGGTTATGTTGTTAAATATTCTTTTCCCCCACCATGTCTCAAGGTCGAATGGTTTGAAATCTACCAGCAGCGGATTGGGTGGTTCATTATAATACACTGTAGACGTGCTCGATGTCGACGATACAGAAGATGTACTGCTGTTAGAAGATAGCGAGCAATTCGATCCTGAAAAGCAGATCCAACCATTAGAACAAAATCGGTATGATCATTTGTTGCATTCGTCTTACCCGTACTATCCGGTGAACCAGGTACATCGTAAGGATTATCAGCTACCACCATATTCCATgctgaaaaataataacacgGTGTATGTTAGATCGCGCAACGTTAGATTCTCAACCATAGCAGCTGATGTCGGTAGCTTGTTTGCAAAACGCATAATTCGAGTTCAATGAACGAACACCTCCCATCCATCCTACCGACTAATGAATGTGCCAAACTGTGCCAAAAATAATACACTTTCACATGACCGTTGACGTAAAAGCACGGGTGAAGTAACAAACAACGCGCACACGATCAAATGTGAATCAAGCTAGTAGAGAGAGAACCTGTTGTTGTTTCGCTAGCTACTGAGATATTTTACTAAAAGGTCAAGACGCGTTATGGCCCCATGTGCCTTTCAATTTCACTCTTATCACATACGTTGGTGCCGTTCGCGCTGTAACATCACAGCACGAAAACCACATCATCGATTCATTCTCGTGCACAATCGAGGTACAGCACAGCACAAATGGTACAGAATTTTGTAACTTCAAACAGGATGTTCTGGCACGCAAAAGGATGGATGGATCAGATAATCTTTATTTGTTTAGGTCGTGAACCAAGCGATAACGAAATGATTATCTAAATGGTTGGGCGATTGCTTCACTAACGGCATATTATTGAATACCTACAATCATTGATGTATTTGATGAGCTCTTCATGCTGGGGACTGACATTCTgttcatgctgctgctgctgttgctgctgagccTTTAGATACTGTACTGCAGCGGATTTTGTGGACGCTTGAAACACAGGCCGGGGCACACTGCAACAGAAGAGAAAACGCAAATATTTAAGATACCGCTTGCAATATAGTATTTGTACAGACTCGTAGTCGCACAAAGtaacattaaatatttatttcgcACTACGCTTCCCCCAACTGCCCTGCGCCTCACACCCATATTGTAACAAAGCTTGTGTGAGGCTGCAATCCAATGAAATTTGTTCACAATGATGAAGGAAAAAGCTTTTCCTCTTGTTTGCATTGGTACACTTTCTTTTCTACTTTGTACAACActgattttcaaattattaacatccaacaaaaaactacCTGATAGATAAAGGCATGCCATTTGCTCTTCCGGAATTTTACGGATAATCCGGACGCAAACCTACCACTAACGATGTACAAAAACTACAAACCGGATAATAGGACACGAAAACAAGATGTGGTATAA
Coding sequences within:
- the LOC120904606 gene encoding uncharacterized protein LOC120904606 yields the protein MYTVSKGPSKLVAKTRRGIPQNYEKYELFRDLGRKECDISSEFSVPRPVFQASTKSAAVQYLKAQQQQQQQHEQNVSPQHEELIKYINDSWNMVVADNPYDVPGSPDSTGSNCSLSSNSSTSSVSSTSSTSTVYYNEPPNPLLVDFKPFDLETWWGKRIFNNITKSL
- the LOC120904600 gene encoding uncharacterized protein LOC120904600; this translates as MALEATTFFDWASNQGVSFWEVVSRNFTHPGPFGPVPISNSAQLVPDENRLDLLLSPAQFGLLTGVVLFLFLRHKIARWREEHSHLKMTSSADIRRAAYTFLTFLEFLALAPFLCTILLVFQLYRTVIGAVLKHRHGKHFKGLLDGADVVWAIEDQNSRGMINIMANVEEPVATWTTGESSMSAEILLTLRKRISSRLMRNYRPHPKMFWKRNVELGYYFWSDQSELTVEDYIRYMDTMPLADGKRFIEEQQLRSLLSKINNRHLPADHTSSWEVLVGRQPLLDKERNILQYPILFRVHHSLGDGVALMRLLLEAIVDKEVPSRWKHLSKLKVMNIDYILKEQKASDHHHLTIGETMLQRIWKRIPSLTDLATQRDHILRILWTIYTAPAFFHDVSRRQVDNNCIHASQMANEKVVSWIHEDHNRDTRWVEIIKRTKRLLPGTRFSDVFLTALSSSLETFFASKNGTSPKNLTVVLPARIEKESPHLKLHNRFSVALQTLPITPGIQMNDTNRHYALTKRILAVNSYSDVLRSSSDYLINYWIMSKMTCLFPETILRKILKSAHSTLAISNLPGPQQMPRIQGRELKNLCFFIPNLGTTAVGITLLTYGGKLQLGILADRAVIRTEDEAHSILRGTIEEIERMGQLLDEV